Proteins from a genomic interval of Phocoena phocoena chromosome 20, mPhoPho1.1, whole genome shotgun sequence:
- the LOC136140889 gene encoding zinc finger protein 773-like: MGKTFMRSNIVHASKNSFTCQEAGKDFPGSSSLLQHKVTPQKDAKCAEAFHNGHSRYKHYVCEKAFSCKHKLAHHPNVHTGKRPYECSECGKTFSFKGILVKHQRIHTRETPYECCECGKAFSWKSSLVQHHRVHTREWPYKCSECGKAYKHKNSLVKHQKVHTGEWPYRCSECGKAFRHKKSLVHQRVHTGEWPYKCSECGKAFRHKKSFVEHQRLHVGELLYKCCECGKSFISKVNLCRHQRVHTGERPYECSECGKTFIYKDSLVRHWRVHTGERPYECSECGKAFSRKDSLVKHQRVHSGK; the protein is encoded by the coding sequence ATGGGTAAGACCTTTATGAGGAGCAACATAGTCCATGCATCCAAGAACTCTTTCACATGCCAGGAGGCTGGGAAGGATTTCCCTGGTAGCTCTAGCCTTCTCCAGCACAAGGTCACTCCACAAAAGGACGCCAAGTGTGCAGAGGCCTTTCACAATGGACATAGCCGCTATAAACACTATGTATGTGAGAAAGCCTTCAGCTGCAAACACAAACTGGCTCATCACCCGAATGTCCACACTGGAAAGAGGCCTtatgaatgcagtgaatgtgggaaaaccttcagCTTCAAAGGGATACTTGTTAAGCACCAGAGAATCCACACTAGAGAAACGCCTTATGAGTGCTGtgagtgtgggaaagccttcagctGGAAAAGCTCGCTCGTTCAGCACCACAGAGTCCACACCAGAGAATGGCCTTACAAGTGCAGcgaatgtgggaaagcctacaAACACAAAAATTCACTTGTTAAGCACCAGAAAGTCCACACTGGAGAGTGGCCTTATAGGTGCAGCGAATGTGGTAAAGCCTTCAGACACAAAAAGTCACTTGTTCAccagagagttcacactggagaatGGCCTTataagtgcagtgaatgtgggaaagccttcagacACAAAAAGTCATTTGTTGAGCACCAGAGACTCCATGTTGGAGAACTGCTTTATAAGTGctgtgaatgtgggaaatcttttatttctaaagtaaACCTTTGTCGTCACCAGAGAGtccacactggagaaaggccttatgaatgcagtgaatgtggaaaaACCTTCATTTATAAAGACAGTCTTGTTCGGCACTGGAGAGtccacactggagaaaggccttatgagtgcagtgaatgtggaaaagcctttagCCGCAAAGACTCACTTGTTAAGCACCAGAGAGTCCACAGTGGAAAATAG